A genomic stretch from Moraxella nasicaprae includes:
- a CDS encoding pseudouridine synthase: MIDCSNRSSDAMTVPPTKEGISPSRLYLPKIEPMPMSIFAYVCQKFGHITADEWRQRFDDGLVCDALGQALSVETPYQHGQTIYYYRAVAAEPVVPFLHEILYENEHLLVVDKPHFLTVAPAGRYVKQTLLTRLKEQTGNELLSPIHRLDKETAGVMLFAKTILARKAYQAQFADRQIQKTYHAITHHNLDVSFPCELHLNLQRGVPFYTMQVVGGVPNTHTKIHLMEQSDDGRFAKVQLIPTTGKLHQLRVHLNHLGMPILNDPFYPMLCHKADDDFANPLQLLAKSLAFIDPITQQSMFFESSRQLKLPSMASDDPNLDGI; the protein is encoded by the coding sequence TCGTTTGTATTTGCCAAAGATTGAGCCTATGCCGATGAGTATTTTTGCTTATGTTTGCCAAAAATTTGGGCATATCACGGCAGATGAGTGGCGACAACGCTTTGATGATGGCTTGGTGTGTGACGCATTGGGACAAGCGTTATCTGTCGAGACGCCCTATCAGCATGGTCAAACGATTTATTATTATCGAGCGGTGGCTGCCGAGCCTGTTGTGCCATTTTTGCATGAAATTTTGTATGAAAATGAGCATCTTTTGGTGGTGGATAAGCCGCATTTTTTGACCGTTGCCCCAGCAGGTCGCTATGTCAAACAGACGCTGCTTACCAGACTAAAAGAGCAAACTGGCAATGAGCTGTTATCGCCCATTCATCGACTGGATAAGGAGACGGCAGGGGTCATGCTTTTTGCCAAGACGATACTGGCTCGCAAGGCATATCAAGCCCAATTTGCAGACAGGCAAATCCAAAAAACTTATCACGCCATCACGCATCACAATCTTGATGTATCCTTTCCGTGTGAGCTTCATCTAAATTTGCAGCGTGGCGTGCCATTTTATACGATGCAGGTGGTGGGCGGTGTGCCAAATACGCACACCAAGATACACCTGATGGAGCAAAGTGACGATGGTCGTTTTGCCAAAGTGCAGCTTATCCCGACCACAGGCAAACTGCACCAGCTAAGGGTGCATCTTAATCATCTGGGTATGCCGATTTTAAATGACCCATTTTATCCAATGCTTTGCCACAAGGCAGATGATGATTTTGCCAATCCATTACAATTACTGGCTAAGAGTCTAGCCTTTATTGACCCAATCACACAGCAATCGATGTTTTTTGAGTCAAGCAGGCAGCTAAAACTACCAAGCATGGCATCAGATGACCCAAATTTAGATGGGATTTGA
- the sstT gene encoding serine/threonine transporter SstT, with translation MRSLVNAYLRAGLVPMIVAALVIGTIIGVVAPNVGVGLGILGSIFVGALKAIAPVLVFFLVLAAVSGQKINADVRVKPVLILYLVGTFTAALVAVGASFLFPTELVLTGLDAVEQSAPQSLKEVLTNLLMNLVANPVSSIANANYMGILTWSILLGLAIRSLSDTTRQVVADVGTAVTNVVKWVIHLAPFGILGLVANTVAETGIDALMGYGRLLGVLVGSMLFIALVVNPLLVAIVTRKNPYPLVLTCLRESGVTAFFTRSSAANIPVNMNLARKLGLNEDTYSVTIPLGATINMAGAAITINVLTLAAAHTMGIEIGFGSALLLAIVGSLSACGASGVAGGSLLLIPLACNLFNIPNDIAMQVVAIGFIIGVVQDSAETALNSSTDVLFTAAADPKFAYKG, from the coding sequence ATGCGTTCATTGGTTAATGCGTATTTGCGTGCTGGGCTGGTGCCGATGATTGTGGCGGCATTGGTCATTGGTACGATTATTGGGGTGGTGGCACCAAATGTAGGCGTAGGTCTTGGCATTTTGGGCAGTATTTTTGTTGGTGCTCTTAAAGCCATTGCACCAGTCTTGGTATTCTTCTTGGTGCTGGCAGCGGTTTCTGGTCAAAAAATCAATGCCGATGTGCGTGTCAAGCCTGTACTGATTTTGTATTTGGTGGGGACTTTTACCGCAGCTTTGGTGGCGGTCGGGGCAAGTTTTTTATTCCCAACGGAGCTGGTTTTGACAGGGCTTGATGCAGTTGAACAATCTGCTCCCCAAAGCCTAAAAGAGGTTCTGACCAATCTGTTGATGAATCTAGTGGCAAACCCTGTTTCCTCCATTGCTAATGCCAACTATATGGGTATTTTGACTTGGTCGATACTGCTGGGCTTGGCGATTCGTTCGCTTAGCGACACCACTCGTCAAGTCGTGGCAGATGTTGGCACGGCAGTCACTAATGTGGTGAAATGGGTCATTCATCTTGCCCCATTTGGCATCTTAGGATTGGTGGCAAACACCGTTGCTGAGACTGGCATTGATGCCTTGATGGGCTATGGTCGTCTGCTGGGTGTATTGGTTGGGTCGATGTTATTTATTGCGTTGGTGGTCAATCCACTATTGGTGGCAATCGTCACTCGCAAAAACCCATACCCATTGGTGCTGACCTGCTTGCGTGAATCTGGCGTGACGGCATTTTTTACCCGCTCATCGGCCGCCAATATTCCTGTGAATATGAATTTGGCTCGCAAATTGGGTCTTAATGAAGATACTTATTCAGTCACGATTCCTTTGGGGGCGACCATCAATATGGCGGGTGCTGCCATCACCATCAATGTCTTGACTTTGGCGGCGGCACACACGATGGGCATCGAGATTGGTTTTGGTTCAGCACTCTTACTTGCCATCGTTGGCAGTTTGTCAGCGTGCGGTGCCTCAGGTGTGGCAGGCGGGTCATTGCTACTGATTCCTTTGGCGTGTAACTTGTTCAATATCCCTAACGACATCGCCATGCAAGTGGTTGCGATTGGCTTTATTATTGGGGTGGTGCAAGATTCGGCAGAAACTGCTCTAAATTCATCAACTGATGTGCTATTTACAGCAGCGGCTGACCCCAAATTTGCTTATAAAGGCTAA